The following proteins come from a genomic window of Kitasatospora sp. NBC_01246:
- a CDS encoding F0F1 ATP synthase subunit B family protein, which translates to MNFELGPLKPGPGQLIVGLICFLLMVRVLGRRVLPRIERLQADRRDATEGGVERAEALHAEADRVYEAYRNELADARHEAARIRQEAAEQGAAAIAAAREDGVRERDRLVAEAHARITVDQALAAVALRQDVGELAVDLAGRIVGESLAAVAAERDTVERFFAEH; encoded by the coding sequence ATGAACTTCGAGCTCGGTCCGCTGAAGCCCGGACCCGGCCAACTGATCGTCGGCCTGATCTGCTTCCTCCTGATGGTCCGGGTGCTGGGCCGCCGGGTGCTCCCGCGGATCGAGCGGCTCCAGGCCGATCGCCGGGACGCCACCGAGGGCGGCGTGGAGCGGGCCGAGGCGCTCCACGCCGAGGCGGACCGCGTCTACGAGGCCTACCGGAACGAACTGGCGGACGCGCGGCACGAGGCGGCGCGGATCCGGCAGGAGGCCGCCGAACAGGGCGCGGCCGCCATCGCGGCGGCCCGCGAGGACGGGGTCCGGGAGCGCGACCGGCTGGTCGCCGAGGCCCACGCCCGGATCACCGTCGACCAGGCACTCGCGGCCGTCGCCCTCCGGCAGGACGTCGGCGAACTGGCGGTCGACCTGGCCGGCCGGATCGTCGGCGAGTCGCTGGCGGCCGTCGCCGCCGAGCGCGACACGGTGGAGCGCTTCTTCGCCGAGCACTGA